CCGGAGGCACTGGCGATGGCCAGGCCCACGGCGGCGATGAGACTGATGGCCATGTTGACCTGCAGGCTGCGAACCTGTGAGTTGTCGCCGGACGTGCGAGCGTCCCAGACCGCCGCGGCGACATCGAAGAGCGGGTAGATGACGACCAGGGCGATGCCCAGGGCTCCGAGCTCGGAATTGGTGGCGAACACCAGAACCGCCCAGACGATGGCGAATGCGAACCGCACGAAGTACAGCTGGCGCAAAGCAGGCGCGATGCCTACGGCTGCGGGAGTGTCAACGGTGGTCACGATGATCCTTTCGAGGTTG
Above is a window of Streptomyces sp. SAI-135 DNA encoding:
- a CDS encoding DUF308 domain-containing protein, producing MTTVDTPAAVGIAPALRQLYFVRFAFAIVWAVLVFATNSELGALGIALVVIYPLFDVAAAVWDARTSGDNSQVRSLQVNMAISLIAAVGLAIASASGVPAVLRVWGAWAIVSGIVQLIVAVRRRTMGGQWPMILSGGISVLAGGNFVASASGTDPKLSGVAGYAVLGGIFFLVSALRLGRASKEV